A genomic segment from Taeniopygia guttata chromosome 36, bTaeGut7.mat, whole genome shotgun sequence encodes:
- the LOC140681492 gene encoding uncharacterized protein translates to MGTREGTPAPNAPACTGSARPSLGNVPPHSLCQAWRCLGFRSGSARAVPEPLLEPSAIRRSADVISARRRVPRCAAPRRFPPGPAPLGSPPAVTAQSADGWLAATAAPDAVCARARAFEMQEISAPTSGFCSTVSRMRAAIAAATGESRSPSSRPPGQRRCCELGAIPRHLPDGAFALSRIPVMERITGHSGRLTTAPRSRRLLRPLVPTAPPPRLHRGLF, encoded by the coding sequence atgggaacaagggaaggaactccCGCACCGAACGCGCCCGCCTgcaccggctccgcgcggccgtCCCTCGGGAACgtccccccccattctctctgtcaggcctggcgcTGCCTCGGTTTTCGCTCTGGGTCGGCCCGCGCCGTCCCCGAGccgctgctggagcccagcgcgattcggcgctctgctgacgtcatcagcgcgcgccgccgcgttccgcgctgtgcagccccgcgccgcttcccgcccggccccgcgccgctcgggtctccccccgcggtcaccgcgcagtctgcggacggctggctggcggccaccgccgcccccgacgccgtctgTGCCCGCGCCCGTGCGTTCGAAATGCAAGAGATCTCCGCTCCGACTTCCGGGTTTTGCTCTAccgtctcgcgcatgcgcgctgccatcgCCGCGGCGACAGGAGAGTCCCGCTCTCCGTCCAGCCGCCCGCCTGGCCAGCGCCGCTGCTGCGAATTGGGAGCTATTCCCCGGCACCTGCCGGACGGTGCTTTCGCACTCTCACGGATTCCCGTCATGGAACGCATCACCGGGCACTCTGGGCGTCTGACCACCGcaccgcgctcccgccgcctcctgcgtccgctggttcccactgcccccccccctcgcctgcaccgcgggctgttttga